From the Xenorhabdus ishibashii genome, one window contains:
- a CDS encoding ISAs1 family transposase, with protein MSIFNFISKIDDPRSDINKKHELMDVIFLAFAAVLCGASGWKAIQEFGEIQIEWLKKYTRFTHGIPRRHCIANIIKMIEQDALVEAFYDWINQRRVKAGRSLIAIDGKTMRGTCKGTLFEALHVVSAYDVESGVALYHRVAESKGKEGPVARQLIELLALDGAVVTMDALHCQKETLELITQRGGDFIVGVKGNQKSLAEFVKSHFAAHYESHELVEFTEKSSGHGREEFRHVMQISATLSEEFQAKWPSIQSVIEVVSERSVKGHPPHRDSRWYVSSLPLDAELAATAIRKHWSVENELHWVLDVTFREDAISLKDPDGAAQMALFNRIALNVIKQNTSIKDSQAAKRRRAMWSAEFRSQLIFD; from the coding sequence ATGAGTATTTTTAACTTTATCAGTAAGATCGATGACCCGCGTTCTGATATCAATAAAAAGCATGAGTTAATGGATGTGATTTTTTTGGCTTTTGCAGCCGTGTTATGCGGGGCTTCTGGCTGGAAAGCGATTCAAGAGTTTGGTGAGATACAAATTGAGTGGCTTAAAAAATATACGCGCTTTACTCATGGCATTCCTCGTCGTCACTGTATTGCTAATATTATCAAAATGATAGAGCAGGATGCACTGGTTGAAGCCTTTTATGACTGGATCAACCAGCGCCGGGTCAAGGCAGGGAGAAGCCTTATCGCTATTGACGGAAAAACGATGAGAGGCACTTGCAAAGGCACCCTGTTTGAAGCCCTCCATGTGGTCAGTGCTTATGATGTCGAGTCCGGTGTTGCCCTATATCATCGGGTCGCAGAAAGTAAAGGGAAAGAAGGCCCAGTCGCAAGGCAACTCATTGAATTATTGGCGCTTGATGGGGCTGTAGTCACGATGGATGCCCTGCATTGTCAGAAAGAAACCCTTGAGTTAATTACCCAACGAGGCGGCGATTTTATTGTGGGTGTCAAAGGTAATCAAAAAAGTCTGGCTGAGTTTGTTAAATCCCATTTTGCTGCACATTATGAAAGTCATGAACTTGTTGAATTTACAGAAAAAAGCAGTGGTCATGGACGAGAGGAGTTCCGTCATGTTATGCAAATTAGTGCGACGTTGTCAGAAGAATTTCAGGCAAAATGGCCTTCAATACAATCGGTTATCGAAGTGGTCAGTGAACGAAGTGTGAAAGGCCACCCCCCTCACCGTGATTCACGCTGGTATGTCAGTTCACTCCCTTTAGATGCGGAGCTAGCGGCCACGGCAATAAGAAAGCATTGGTCGGTGGAAAATGAGCTGCACTGGGTTTTGGACGTCACTTTTCGGGAAGATGCAATCTCGCTGAAAGATCCTGATGGGGCGGCACAAATGGCCCTTTTTAATCGAATTGCATTAAATGTGATTAAACAAAATACCAGTATAAAGGACAGTCAGGCCGCTAAACGCCGAAGAGCAATGTGGTCAGCGGAATTCCGTAGTCAGCTTATATTTGATTAA